tatatataaagagggaatattaaaattgtttaaaatctACAGCAATGCTTCTTCCGTCTTGCAATGATCAGGAAATGTTTGACTTATAATATAAAACTTGTTGGTAATTATATAGGAGATTCAGTGGCACCTTTGAGTTGCAATacccaaaaaaatatgtttatagagAAAAACTTTAGTTAGATTTCATAAAGATATCTTCTTCAATTGGAAAATCTAAGCCTTCCTTTTGCAAACAAATTCTAACACATGCCTAATTTTGATGTACCTCAGAGGAGAAAATAAACAGCAACTCTGCACGAGTAGTGGTTGGAGTATGGCTATTTCTTGTGTTTGTTCTAACCTCAAGCTACACTGCCAACCTTTCCTCAATGCTTACTGTCAAACGATTGAATTCAGGAAGAGATATTGATTGGCTAAAGCAAAACAACTTATCAGTTGGTTGTGATATCAGCTCCTTTGTAAAGAATTACATCATAAACGTGTATGATTTCCATCCGCAGCAAATAATAGAGGTCAACGGAGAAGATGACATTTTGAATAAATTCAAAAGCAAAAATATTTCTGCCCTCTTTCTTGAGAGCCCCTATGAGAAGGTTTTCATGAATAAGTACTGCAAGGATTACACTGCAGTTACAGCTGCCAATAAATTTGGAGGACTTGGCTTTGTAAGTTGTTACAACTCATTCTCCAACTGTAATTATGTATTTTGCACTCTCAAGTTCTGTTTTTATATTACTCTGTAGACTTAACTTCCACaataaactttatattttagtGATGCAATATTACTAGGAGGAAGTATATTGACAAAACTCAGTGGCTGCTCTTAAGTGTTTTGTGCTGTTCTCTAATTAGAAATGGAATTTTACCTCTGTAATTTTGGTGATAAAACTGCAATTCTGATATAAAAAACACCTAAGATCAAAATTTACTTTATCTGCATGGGGAAACCTTTGGAAATGGAAACCTGTTTTGTAGTCCTTGAACAGACACTAAACTAAATAACAGAAGATTTGGTTTTCTTACACTGGCTGTATTATATGTGCAGGTATTTCAAAAGGGATCTCCCATGGCAAGAGACTTTTCAGGAGCCATTTTAACACTagcagaaatgggaaagctaAAAACTTTGGAAGAGATATGGTTGACCCCTCCAAATGAATGCTCAAATGGCTCAACATCTCCAGAAACTGAGAGCCTGACCCTCCACAACTTTTGGGGTCTCTATATCATAAGTGCTGCCATATCCACCATCTGCTTCGTGAGGGCCTTATTGACGAAATGGTTACATGACGACCACAACCATTATCATCATGAAGAGAAAGCTCAACTTCAAGGCAATATAACTGCTAATGATGATAATAGTGTTTGGAAGAAGGCAATTATAATCAGTACAGGCTTTTACAATACTATGAATAACAAAACTTTAGGCAGAGCTGCAACTTTTAGTGGAACACATCGTCAGAATTCCTCAAGGTGGGAGAGTATAAGCACCTCTGATGATGTGGCTAATCTACAGCGTTCTATGTCAGCTGTCAAAGATATGCTGTAGACTCTGGCATGTTGCACAAATCACACAAATAAATTTACAtgtattgattaattaattgaaattagtATATAATATCATCTTTGCTGTTCTGTATAGTATAGTATAGGGCTAAAGGCTAGATACCTTTAAAATTCCCAACCTTTGTTGTCTAATGTTTTAGGTTTGAGATTGCGGAAAGAAATGATCAGTATTTGAGATTGCATTaggaaagaaaagtaaaaaaaatattaaactaaactaATTATCATCTATGGAAATTAAATCTGGACTACCATCCTATCCGAGAGCTAGCATTAATTACATGTAAAAACCAATTAAGGATACATCCGAGAGAAAGGTGCTTCATAATTATTGGTTTGGTGCAATCTGCATGCAGACTGCAGAgaacaataaaatctcattcCATTAATTTAACAGAGTCTAAGGCATTGTACACCTTTGTGACAATGAAAGTAGATAAAAGAAATAACAGCCTACGGTTATTTGACTAAGCAGAAAAACAGGAGAAAAGAAGGCCAACTAATCGCTTAATAGAAGAGATTATTGAATCAAAGGTGAAACAAATCCTAAACACGTTGAACCAGTAGAAATTAACTTAAACAATCCTAAAATGTTTGCTTGTGCTGGTGTTGGATTTAACAATGTGGTGGAGGCGGTGGTCGGGTAAACCACAGAACGGCTCTATTGTGTTTGGGAGACGGTGGATTTGGCGGCATCCTGCATGCGTAAATTTAACAATCTTAACATGCCTATGTCACGTTGCTGTTGGATTTaatttggtggtggtggtgatggttcTCGGAACCCATAATTGCTGTGCTCTTAATTAGCGGTGATATTTGGATTATGATATATACAGATGTGAAAAAAGGTTCGTTAATCACTTAATTAGCTAAACTCAATTTCCATGATAGTGTAATTGCGAAATTTCTTAGGGAGCTTGGAGGTATGTTTGACCGTGGAAAGTGAACGCACAAAGGCgttgtttattttaaagaaaggtTTAATTAATGGATAAGTAGCCAAAAGTGATTCGATCGTGGCAAAGATGACTGTGTCGTTTGGCAGAACTCCATGCTTTCCGGTTGGCTTTGTCAATTTTCAATCTCAATGGGTTAAGGCCTAAGGGGAGACATTCTCAAAATAAATCCTTATGGGCTTCTCCTTCTCCTATCTTGCATTGCTTAATACTAATGCATGTAGTTTTGTTGTTTTAGTGCCCTGAGTCTCcggtttaattaatttttaaaaattaacaaaaataattctaaagaTGAATGGCTAACTAAATGTTAGGATAAGCTCTGtagttattattgatgattaaaataaattaattattatttttaataccttcataaattattatgtaaaaatattttatcacagtATACACAActtcatattatatttttttctacctCTAATTAATATCATATATTAGTCCTTAAGGAAGAAACTATTATATATAGTTGACTCAAAAATCATGTGTTGACCTAGAACTTTGATCAGACAATGTTTATATACAagagtttgtttgttttggagaaattactttttattttaattaccaaTTTTCTCAAAGAATTGTACTCTAACTTTCTCATccagcaactttttttttttttttctgaaactcATCCATCAACGTTGATGTttaatacatttatattttgatgtCATGAAAAATAGGGTTTTATTTTTCTAGGTACTATGACAAAGTCCATGGCCAAACATGTGTCTTGAACAGAGAAAGACACACGTAACATAAGATGCTAAACTTAAGGCTGATAATTGCAGCAGAATCATtgccacaatttttttaaagttcaaaATAACGACCAGATATGCATTCAAAATAACGGCAGGAATAATGTTTATCAGTCTGATCATCTATATGGAAGTCATAGTACGTTGGCCGACATGAATTTTCATAACCAAACTTCCAATACAGTTCCAAATGTTATATGCTAAATTCTAAACTTACTTCCCTTGTGTGTGGAAAGACTGAGTTCATGTTTTGCTTGGTCTGTTCGTTTTGTGGTCCAGGCCAAACTGTCCATAAGTTTGGGGTCAACTTCTCAAGTTATCTACGACTGTCGTAGGTCCCACCCAACTTAGTCGTCTCAAGAAGTATTTCATGccaaatataacaaattaattgtCCCAACTTATTGCAAGTTGCTATGATCAGTCTAGTCTACTACGGCAGTTGTTTTCTCTTATGAACTTGTGGATATGGATGCTCTGTCTGTGTCTGGTTGGCGTATCTGCCGCGTTGCACGTATAGTATACTTCCATCCAAAATCTGCCAACACTTCCTTTCTGCATTCTTAAAGCCTAAACTTAGAAATCTTAAGCACACTTTCTTATAATTTGGACTTAATTAGGGTCCAACTCAATCACACAAAACCAACTAATTATGTGATAAGGATTGTTAAATCTTTTAAAGATTACATGCATTAGCCATATGTCTACTTGACATGGGATCTCAACACACTCAGTTACACCTAGGAATGCCCCCTCAGGCCTAAGAATAAACCTATGAGTTTATATAATTAACTTTTGATACCATCTTAAAATTTGagtttatataattaatctaatttgattaaatataaatattattcagtTAGATTTAAATGATTGCTTAACTATTGATTCTATTCCCTAaagtatggattttttttttcttcaattggaAACCAACCTATCTTTCCTTTCCTCTAATGCATAGATAAATGTGAGTAGTAGTACCCTTGTTATCTCCATGTTGAGACGAAAGAGTGTTTGGCATGATGGAAATGTGGATGCATATTTGGAttgaaagtaatttaactcaaaAAACTAATCCGATATTACGAGCTTCAACTTCTGTTTACTGCTACAtggtattgaaacaaaaaatttcatccATTTTATATTCTACCAGGTTTGTCCAAATCCTAGACTAATCCTATCTAACGAGCTGGTCCTCCTCACAATTACTTCCTCGCAAGTTGGAACTACAAGAATATGCCTTACTTATTTGGTGACAAGACTGACTTTCCGCGTTGCCACTCATTAACCGCCAGCCTTGTCTATATCCTTCTTCTGATTCCCAACTTTGTCTTTAAGTATGGAGTCAACATCTTCACATGATTGACCCAAAGTTATAGTTCCATGTCCCCACAAGAATCCTTAGCATCCAAGTACTATTAATTTCTCTTTCATTGCCTTCTTTTCCTCGAAATTTCACTCATATGACATATAATAAGGCCTAGGCAGCCTGTCCATACTCAGTTTTCAGCAAAGGCTAATATGTTATGTGAGCAAAACATATTGAAGCAAAATGCATTTCCTTTCAACTATTCCTCAAACACTAGCAATGATTTGGCTCTTTTATTTACTCATCTCTCTTGGTCTCATTAGTGGCTACCAAAATGAAGCTACAAATGCAAATAACAAAGTTATATCTATTGGGGCTATCATTGATGTTAATTCTCGCATTGGGAAAGAACAGCAAGTAGCCCTGGACATTGCTGCTCAAAGTTACAATAGCACTTCAAGGACCTACAAGTTGGCTCTCTATTTTCGGAACTCCACCAAGGATCCCCTCAGAGCCATCACTCTTGGTTAGTATATCTAGCACTGGCTAAGTTAAAATTTCTTAAAGGGTGAAATGTGTTTTGGATCTCTCAAGATTTGGTCAAAGTTGGTTAGTAGCCATATTTTAAAATGGTGATTTTAGATCTCGTATTTATAAAATGTGGCGGATTTTACCCTTGGCCCTATACTTCGTTTTGACTTAACTGAGAACGAAATCCATCATATTTAAGAAATGCGAGAACCAAAACCATCATTATTAAAATGTAGagactaaaatcaattttgatggGACTTAAAACACATTTCACCCTTTCTTAAATGTGTAGATTGAAGAATGTGAGGCCTTTTCTTGCAGTTGAAGAGATGATTTATAAGCAAAAGGTGCAAGTGATTATAGGGATGCACAAATGGTCAGAAGCAGCTCTAGTGGCTGAAATAGGAAGCCAAGCTCAAGTTCCTATCATAGCATTTGCAGAACCTACAATTACCCCACCATTGATGACAGAGCGATGGCCTTTTTTGGTGAGACTGGCTAACAGTAGTACAACATATATCAAATGTATTGCAGATATAGTGCAAACTTATAATTGGCAGAGAGTAGTTGCCATCTATGAAGATGATGCATATGGTGGAGATTATGGTATGCTAGCACTGCTATCTGAGGCCCTCCAGGATGTAGGTTCAATGATTGAATACCACTTAGTTCTTCCACCTATTTCTTCTCTACATGATCCAGGCGGGCTTGTACGTGAAGAGTTGCTTAAGTTGTGGCAAACACAATCTCGTGTGTTCATTGTGCTGCAATCTTCATTTGAAATGGCGATTCATTTGTTTAAAGAAGCCTCAAAAATGGGACTCGTGGACAAAGAATCAGTTTGGATACACCCAGAGAGCATAACTAATTTGCTGGACTCTGTCAACAAGTCTTCTATttcctatatggaaggagcttTAGGAATCAAGACCTACTACTCCGAAAACAGCACTGAGTACCAAGATTTTGAGGCTCAATTCCGGAAAAAATTTTGGCCTAAGAATGCTGAGGAAGATAATCGCTACCCAGGATTTTATGCTTTGCAAGCATATGACAGCATTAAAATTGTGACTCAAGCAGTAGACAGAATGGCCGGTAGAAACACTAGCAGCCCAAAGAATTTACTAAGAGAAATACTGTCTAGCAACTTTCTTGGTTTAAGTGGTCAAATTCAATTTGAAGATGGACAACTCCTGCAGAATCCTATTTTGAGGATAGTAAATGTGGCTGGGAGGAGTTACAAGGAAGTATGCTTTTGGAGTCAACAACATGGGTTCACCACAAACCTCCCTATAGGACAAGGTGGATATAATGTTGCAGGTAATACAAAATGTTTCAATGGTGTACGTTGGCCCGGGGATCTGAAGCATGATCCAAAGGGCTGGAAAATGCCTACTAAACAAAATCCATTGAGAATCGCAGTCCGAAACAGAACCTCATTTTCCAAGTTTGTCAACTATgatcagaataaaaaaatatatagtggATTCTGCATTGATATTT
The nucleotide sequence above comes from Glycine soja cultivar W05 chromosome 11, ASM419377v2, whole genome shotgun sequence. Encoded proteins:
- the LOC114374083 gene encoding glutamate receptor 2.7-like; translated protein: MHFLSTIPQTLAMIWLFYLLISLGLISGYQNEATNANNKVISIGAIIDVNSRIGKEQQVALDIAAQSYNSTSRTYKLALYFRNSTKDPLRAITLVEEMIYKQKVQVIIGMHKWSEAALVAEIGSQAQVPIIAFAEPTITPPLMTERWPFLVRLANSSTTYIKCIADIVQTYNWQRVVAIYEDDAYGGDYGMLALLSEALQDVGSMIEYHLVLPPISSLHDPGGLVREELLKLWQTQSRVFIVLQSSFEMAIHLFKEASKMGLVDKESVWIHPESITNLLDSVNKSSISYMEGALGIKTYYSENSTEYQDFEAQFRKKFWPKNAEEDNRYPGFYALQAYDSIKIVTQAVDRMAGRNTSSPKNLLREILSSNFLGLSGQIQFEDGQLLQNPILRIVNVAGRSYKEVCFWSQQHGFTTNLPIGQGGYNVAGNTKCFNGVRWPGDLKHDPKGWKMPTKQNPLRIAVRNRTSFSKFVNYDQNKKIYSGFCIDIFQSVLPLLGYDLPYQYYPIDGTYNDLVQLVYNKTYDAVVGDMTILEERMQYVDFTVPYAESGLSMIVPSKSEESAWMFTKPFTWELWMVTGAILIYTMLAVWYLERESNPEFHGNWKSQISTALWFTFSSLFFAHREKMSCNLTRMVMVSWLLLVLILTSCYTASLSSMLTVKQLQPNVTDIQWLKRNNMKIGCDGDSFVRSFLEKVENFKPENIINVTDEYNYDGAFKNNSIAAAFLELPYEKVFISECCNRYIGFTPRTRFGGLGFMFQKGSPLARDVSKAILHLSEKKAELKRLEEKWLITSPASCSNVTSDDTDSLKLRSLWILYVISGATSTICVLLSAIQSLVKSCHQCQAVAPEGNDTPSDHKVWEKVITHAKQIFNKKINNSSEAQEQVVTDCSLRWDRVNMTVSPEHQQEMASPLPGILMLPSPPPEVQMTTHDLGITNTSK